The genomic window GTCGTCCCCCGACCAGAGGGACGACCTCGGGGTCGATCGCAGGCTCATCCCGTCCGATCGGAGTGACGGTGATGGTCGCGGTGGCGTCGGAGGACGGCGCGAGCACGCGCAGTACGGTGGCGGCATCCGACGCACCCTCGGTGCCCGGGGTTCGCGTCACCGCGACGCCCGTGATCGTCTGCGCCGCCGCTGGCTCGGGAATGGCGCCGACCTGTTCGACGCCGCCCGGCGTCAGCGTTCGCGTGATGCTCGCCTGCAGCCACGCGCTCACCGGGGCCCCGACGGCCGAGACCCGGACGACCGGGCTCGCCTCGCCGATGACGAGCCCGGCGAGCGGCACGACGAGCTGGGTGCCCGCCGCGACGACGAGGTCGGTGCCGCCCGGCGGTGTCTGGGCACCCTCGGCGCCGAAGACCGTCAGCTGAACGGTGGCCGGGACGACGCCGGGGTTCGACAGCAGCACCAGATCGGCGGCCCCGGTCTCCGCCGACCCGCCGACGAGCCACGACTCGAGCAAGGGCGGTCGGCACGCCGAGGCGGCGAACCCGGCGAGATCGTCGGCGGTCACGGTCGCCGCGCCCGTCGCCGCGACGTCCACCCGCTGACGTCCTTCGGGCGGAGACGCGAACACCGCAGGGCCTTCGTCGGGAGCGAGCCCCGGGACCTCGAGCGTCGTCTCCTGCGCGGGCTGCGCTCCTTCGCTCACTCCGCTGATGACGCGCTGCGCCACGGCGACCGAGATCGACTCGACGTCGGCGACGTCGCGCCCGATCGACAGGACTCCCCCGGCGCAGGCGGCAACCGACGTGGCGGGGGCGGGCACGGCTGCGATGCTCACGGGAGTGCGGGTCAGCGTGGGCCAGGGCACCGACACCGCCGTCACGACGGCGATCACGGCGACCGCCGACACGATCGTGCCCGCGAGCAGCCGGGCGCTCGTCGTCGCCCATCGGAATACGCGTCGGTCGCTCATCGCCCCTCCTGCCAATGCGGTCCCACGACCCGCGGCGTGCGCCGCGCCTCGCGCCGTGACGCCGCCGTCGGCACCGCGAGGAGCAGCGCTGCGGCGAGGACCGCGAACTGCGCGGCCGCGATGAGGCCGGCGGTCGCAGGCACAGACGCCGGGACGCCCGGTCGGGCGGCGACCTCGGTCGTCACCCGCCAGAGGGTGCCCTTCTCGGTCTCACCCACGGCGTCGAGCGTGTCGCGCTGGTCGAGGGACGTCGTCGCGGACAGCCGCATCGCGCGCGCGGCATCCGACTCCGGGGAAAGCGCGGGAGCCAGCAGCACGAAGCCGACCCCATGCCCGGCGAGGTCCGACACGACGTTCTCGGCCGACGAGGTCACGAGGTCCGCGGCGATGTCGGCGATCGCCGCGTCCTCCGGCGACGGCTCGGTGCGCGTCGAGAGGAGCGTGGTCTGCCCGCCGAGGGTCTCGCTGCCGCCCCACACCACGCGTGCCGACACCCCGCCGGCGTTCTGCGGTGTGAGCACGATCGTCCCGACATCCGGATCGTCGCGGCCCTCCGCCGCGACGTAGGCCGGGAGCGTGCTCTCGGGCCCGTTGGCAAGCGACGCGGTCCCCCGCGCCATCGCGGTGAGCGCCGGCACGGCGAGGACTGCGATCGCCGCGACCACGGCGGCGGCCGTCAGCCCGCGAACGAGTGAGAGCTTCGGCGCGAGCCCTGCGTCGAGCGTCACGATCGCGCCGCCCAGCATGCCGAGCCAGGCGAGGCTCAGCCCGCAGCCCGGCCAGATCGGAACAGGGAGCGACTGTTCGAACGAGACCGAGAGCCCGACCGCCGCGAACGCCGTCGCGAGCCCGAGCGCGGCGAGGGCGAGCAGCACGATGCCCGCCGCCCAGCGCTGCGTGAGCGGAGCCGCCAGCGCCAGCAGCGCCAGCGGGGCGACGAGAAGCGGAACCCACCACGTCGGTGCGCCGGGGATGAGCGTCGCCCAGCCGGCGACGTCGGGGGTGGGGATCCCGGCGGCGAGGAGCGCGCGCCCGACAGGGTCGGCGGCGACCTGCGGTCCCGCCCAGGGCATGCCCGGGTCGGACAGGAGGCCCCAGACCTCGCCGCGGCGGATCGCGCTCCACACCAGCGGGGTCGCCACGACGAGGGTCGGGATGATGGTCCAGATCAGACGGGCGACGCCGCGCCCCGCCCGCAGGACGACGGCGAGGGCGATCGACGCCGCCCACACCACGGCGAGCGCCGGAGCGAGTGACGGCGCCACCGCGATCACCGCCGCGAGGAGCAGGGATGTCGCGCCCGCCCCCGCCCACGAGCGGTGAGCGACGGAGCCGGCGACGAAGAGCCACGGCAGGAGGAGATGCGCGAGCACGGCGGACGGCCGGCCCTGGGTCAGCGCGGCCAGCAGAGTCGGGGACAGCGCCCACAGCACACCGCCGGTCAGTCGCAGCATCGAGCGATCGGTCACGCGCGTCGCCGCGAACCATCCGCCGAGGGCGGCGAGCGGGAGCGCGAGGATCCACAGCACGACGATCGCGCGCGACGGCTCCCCCGGCGAGAGAGACCCGAGGATCCCGATGACGGCGGCGAACGGGTCGGCCGGTCCGATCGTGTCGAGCCCGAGTGCCCGCTGGCCGAAAGCTGCATCGGCCCGCAGCTGCGCCACCGTGTTCCGCAGCGGCTGCAGCGCGCCTCCGCCGAGCACAGGCCACGCCAGGAGGGCCGGGAAGGCCGCGACGGACACGACGAGCGCCCCGAGCACGAGCCACGCGCCACCGCCGGCGAGGAACCGCAGCTCACCGCGGCGGTGCCCGGCCGCCGGAGGTTCGTCACCGTCGTCCCCGAACCGCTGCCGCAGCTCGGTGCCGGTGGTGCGAAGCGGGGCGAGCTGGGCCCATGACGAACGCTTGGACGAGGACAGTCTGCGGCGCGACCGGGCGATCGCGACCGGCCGCACCATGGCCGTCACCGCGGCGCCCCACTCCGGGAGGATGCTGCCGGGCTCCTTGCGGACCAGGTCGACCACCGTGCGCCACAGCGCGAGCGGGAGGATCGCGAGCCACAGGAGCGGGACGGCCAGGACATGGGCGTAGACCAGTCGCCGGTGCAGCTGCGCCACGCGCGAGGCGAACGTCGCGCGCCGGCGACGCTGCCCGGTCAGCGGGGTGGGCAGCCCCGCGACGCCGTCGCCGGCCGCGGCGACGATCGCCGAGGGCGCGAGCGACACGCGAGCGCCGGCGAGGTGCGCTCGCACGCCCAGATCGAGCCCTTCGTCGGCGCCGAGGAGCGCGGGGTCGAGGCCGCCGAGCTCGCGCCACGCGTCGGCGCGGACCAGCAGCCCTCGCACGTCGGCGCCCAGCACGTCGTCACGTCCGTCGTGCTGGCCCTGATCGAGCTCGCCGTCGGCGAGCCCGACGGTCCGGCCGAGCCGCGTCATCCCGGTGCCGAGTGACACGATCTCGGAGCGATCGTCCCAGCGGACGACCTTGGGTCCGATGCACGCCACGGACGGCGCGAGCTCGAGCGCGCCTGCCAGGCGGGCCAGCGCCTCGCGCTCGGGAGCCGTGTCCTGGGCGAGCA from Microbacterium sulfonylureivorans includes these protein-coding regions:
- a CDS encoding DUF5719 family protein translates to MSDRRVFRWATTSARLLAGTIVSAVAVIAVVTAVSVPWPTLTRTPVSIAAVPAPATSVAACAGGVLSIGRDVADVESISVAVAQRVISGVSEGAQPAQETTLEVPGLAPDEGPAVFASPPEGRQRVDVAATGAATVTADDLAGFAASACRPPLLESWLVGGSAETGAADLVLLSNPGVVPATVQLTVFGAEGAQTPPGGTDLVVAAGTQLVVPLAGLVIGEASPVVRVSAVGAPVSAWLQASITRTLTPGGVEQVGAIPEPAAAQTITGVAVTRTPGTEGASDAATVLRVLAPSSDATATITVTPIGRDEPAIDPEVVPLVGGRPVEVDLGGLPVGSYSVEVDADSPVVAAVWQTTGFEEGDDFAWYTPSPLVSVPSLFAVPSGPPPALTLVNPADEPAEVAVTSEDGSYRLELAVPANGSLTARLSARTVYLLDPGESEIRASLSLTAGGSLAGIPVWPADAASPEIVVYP
- a CDS encoding glycosyltransferase — its product is MPARVHAILVVRPDGRTPAAHHLRRTLAAVAEQTRPVDVLTIVLCGGDDVLADVARSAPAESVVTAPASTGYAAAIALVTPRLDGDALWLLAQDTAPEREALARLAGALELAPSVACIGPKVVRWDDRSEIVSLGTGMTRLGRTVGLADGELDQGQHDGRDDVLGADVRGLLVRADAWRELGGLDPALLGADEGLDLGVRAHLAGARVSLAPSAIVAAAGDGVAGLPTPLTGQRRRRATFASRVAQLHRRLVYAHVLAVPLLWLAILPLALWRTVVDLVRKEPGSILPEWGAAVTAMVRPVAIARSRRRLSSSKRSSWAQLAPLRTTGTELRQRFGDDGDEPPAAGHRRGELRFLAGGGAWLVLGALVVSVAAFPALLAWPVLGGGALQPLRNTVAQLRADAAFGQRALGLDTIGPADPFAAVIGILGSLSPGEPSRAIVVLWILALPLAALGGWFAATRVTDRSMLRLTGGVLWALSPTLLAALTQGRPSAVLAHLLLPWLFVAGSVAHRSWAGAGATSLLLAAVIAVAPSLAPALAVVWAASIALAVVLRAGRGVARLIWTIIPTLVVATPLVWSAIRRGEVWGLLSDPGMPWAGPQVAADPVGRALLAAGIPTPDVAGWATLIPGAPTWWVPLLVAPLALLALAAPLTQRWAAGIVLLALAALGLATAFAAVGLSVSFEQSLPVPIWPGCGLSLAWLGMLGGAIVTLDAGLAPKLSLVRGLTAAAVVAAIAVLAVPALTAMARGTASLANGPESTLPAYVAAEGRDDPDVGTIVLTPQNAGGVSARVVWGGSETLGGQTTLLSTRTEPSPEDAAIADIAADLVTSSAENVVSDLAGHGVGFVLLAPALSPESDAARAMRLSATTSLDQRDTLDAVGETEKGTLWRVTTEVAARPGVPASVPATAGLIAAAQFAVLAAALLLAVPTAASRREARRTPRVVGPHWQEGR